From bacterium, the proteins below share one genomic window:
- a CDS encoding LLM class F420-dependent oxidoreductase → MKIDSGLMGIADLANVPAAARRLEEQGYDGMVTAEIANDPFLPLALAAEHTERIQLMTSIAVAFARNPMTLANIGNDLQAFSKGRFILGLGSQIKPHITKRFSMEWSKPAARMRELVLAMRAIWDCWYEGEKLDFRGEFYRHTLMTPMFTPTNNAYGPPKVVVAAVGPLMTRVCGEVADGMLVHAFTTEKYVREVTLPSLEAGLAKSGRARSDLELCLPSFVVTGQDEQKWQEARTATAKQIAFYGSTPAYKPVLDAHGWGDLQGDLNRLSKRGEWDAMGEEITDEILEAFAVVAEPSQVAGAIKARWGGLVDRVLCSFDFVAEEERAGYLEELRSA, encoded by the coding sequence ATGAAGATCGATTCGGGACTGATGGGGATCGCGGACCTCGCGAACGTGCCCGCCGCGGCCCGGCGACTCGAAGAGCAGGGCTACGACGGGATGGTGACCGCGGAGATCGCGAACGACCCCTTTCTGCCGCTCGCCCTGGCCGCGGAGCACACCGAGCGCATTCAGCTGATGACCTCGATCGCGGTCGCATTCGCGCGCAACCCGATGACCCTGGCGAACATCGGCAACGACCTGCAGGCGTTCTCCAAGGGGCGCTTCATCCTGGGACTCGGGTCCCAGATCAAGCCGCACATCACGAAGCGCTTCTCGATGGAATGGTCGAAGCCGGCGGCGCGGATGCGCGAGCTCGTGCTCGCGATGCGCGCGATCTGGGACTGCTGGTACGAGGGGGAGAAGCTCGACTTCCGCGGCGAGTTCTACAGGCACACGCTGATGACGCCGATGTTCACGCCGACCAACAACGCCTACGGACCGCCGAAGGTCGTGGTCGCCGCAGTCGGTCCGCTCATGACCCGGGTCTGCGGCGAGGTCGCGGACGGCATGCTCGTCCACGCGTTCACGACCGAGAAGTACGTTCGGGAGGTGACGCTTCCGTCGCTCGAAGCGGGGCTCGCGAAGAGCGGTCGCGCCCGCTCGGATCTCGAGCTCTGCCTGCCGTCCTTCGTGGTGACCGGCCAGGACGAGCAGAAGTGGCAGGAGGCGCGAACCGCGACCGCCAAGCAGATCGCCTTCTACGGATCGACGCCGGCCTACAAGCCCGTCCTCGATGCCCATGGGTGGGGGGATCTCCAGGGCGATCTCAATCGCCTGTCCAAGCGGGGCGAATGGGACGCGATGGGCGAGGAGATCACCGACGAGATCCTCGAGGCCTTCGCCGTCGTCGCGGAGCCGTCCCAGGTGGCCGGGGCAATCAAGGCCCGCTGGGGCGGACTCGTGGATCGCGTGCTCTGCAGCTTCGACTTCGTGGCCGAAGAGGAGCGCGCCGGATACCTCGAAGAGCTGCGCTCGGCCTAA
- a CDS encoding enoyl-CoA hydratase-related protein: MPSEAGSEDIVRVEIEREVMTVTLADQPNRNALGSDLVGRVRDALARANADDRIRAFVLTNEGTTWCAGANLKEQSARNEAGGSTRIDQFPALLEDMLASPTPIVGRIDGHALGGGNGLAAACDVAIAREDVKFGFSEVRLGVTPAIISVVCLPKMRRGEAMEAFLRGNRFSGAKAAEYGLISRAVSGGELDGAVEEVLADFRKGGPKALGIAKRLVYEAPLKRPEEAMAWAADLSAECFASEEAREGMQAFLEKRDPDWIQDEQE, encoded by the coding sequence GTGCCGAGCGAAGCGGGTTCCGAAGACATCGTTCGGGTCGAAATCGAACGCGAGGTCATGACCGTGACCCTCGCGGACCAACCGAACCGGAACGCGCTCGGGTCGGACCTGGTCGGTCGCGTGCGCGACGCCCTGGCGCGCGCGAACGCCGACGACCGGATCCGCGCCTTCGTGCTGACCAACGAGGGCACGACCTGGTGCGCCGGGGCCAACCTGAAGGAGCAGTCCGCGCGCAACGAAGCGGGCGGGTCGACGAGAATCGATCAGTTCCCGGCCCTGCTCGAAGACATGCTCGCATCGCCGACGCCGATCGTCGGTCGGATCGATGGGCATGCCCTCGGCGGGGGCAACGGACTGGCGGCGGCCTGCGACGTCGCGATCGCGCGGGAAGACGTGAAGTTCGGCTTCTCGGAGGTCCGGCTCGGGGTCACGCCCGCGATCATCTCGGTGGTGTGTCTGCCCAAGATGCGGCGCGGCGAGGCGATGGAGGCCTTCCTGCGCGGCAACCGGTTCTCCGGGGCGAAGGCCGCGGAGTACGGACTGATCTCCCGGGCGGTTTCGGGAGGCGAGCTCGACGGGGCGGTCGAGGAGGTCCTGGCGGACTTCCGGAAGGGTGGGCCCAAGGCGCTCGGGATTGCGAAGCGGCTGGTCTACGAGGCGCCGCTCAAACGACCGGAAGAGGCGATGGCGTGGGCCGCCGATCTCTCCGCCGAGTGTTTCGCGAGCGAAGAAGCGCGGGAGGGCATGCAGGCCTTCCTCGAGAAGCGGGATCCGGACTGGATCCAGGACGAACAGGAGTAG